The Tardiphaga alba genome includes a window with the following:
- a CDS encoding threonine ammonia-lyase: MTNSALPITAADIDAAARVIAPYAVRTPLLPSPALDALTGGRIFIKPEVLQRTGSFKFRGAFNKLSSIPQADRSKGVVAFSSGNHAQGVAAAARILGMKATIVMPADAPASKVARTRGYGAEVVLYDRDKEDREAIAKKIAGDSGATVVPPYDDVFVMAGQGTVGREIAEDMAALAVVPDIVSAQASGGGLIGGIATAVKARFSDAQIIVAEPAGFHDHELSLKAGKPVAHGNSGRTICDALMAQQPGDITFAVNRHLLAGAVSATDQEVMEAMAFAFRDLKLIVEPGGAVALAALLKGKIDARGKTVVIVLSGGNVDAELYAKVIS; this comes from the coding sequence ATGACAAATTCAGCTTTGCCGATCACCGCCGCCGATATCGATGCCGCTGCCCGGGTCATTGCGCCCTATGCCGTGCGCACGCCACTGTTGCCGTCGCCCGCGCTCGATGCGCTCACCGGCGGACGCATCTTCATCAAACCGGAAGTCCTGCAGCGGACCGGTTCGTTCAAGTTCCGTGGCGCCTTCAACAAGCTGTCGTCGATCCCGCAGGCGGATCGGAGCAAGGGCGTCGTCGCATTCTCCTCCGGCAATCACGCGCAGGGCGTTGCCGCCGCGGCGCGGATCCTCGGCATGAAGGCGACGATCGTGATGCCGGCCGATGCGCCCGCGTCGAAAGTCGCGCGCACTCGCGGCTACGGCGCCGAAGTCGTGCTCTATGATCGCGACAAGGAAGACCGCGAGGCGATCGCGAAGAAGATCGCCGGCGACAGCGGGGCCACGGTCGTGCCGCCCTATGACGACGTGTTCGTCATGGCCGGGCAGGGCACGGTTGGGCGCGAGATCGCCGAGGACATGGCAGCCCTTGCCGTGGTGCCGGACATCGTGTCGGCGCAGGCTTCGGGCGGCGGCCTGATCGGCGGCATCGCGACGGCCGTGAAGGCGCGCTTCAGCGACGCGCAGATCATCGTCGCGGAGCCCGCAGGTTTTCACGATCACGAACTGTCGCTCAAGGCCGGCAAGCCCGTCGCTCACGGCAATAGCGGCCGCACCATCTGCGACGCGCTGATGGCCCAGCAGCCCGGCGATATCACCTTCGCCGTCAACCGGCATCTGCTGGCGGGCGCGGTGAGCGCGACGGATCAGGAGGTCATGGAAGCGATGGCCTTTGCATTCCGCGATCTCAAGCTGATCGTCGAGCCCGGTGGCGCCGTGGCGCTGGCGGCGCTTCTCAAAGGCAAGATCGATGCACGTGGCAAGACCGTCGTGATCGTCCTGTCGGGCGGCAATGTCGATGCGGAACTCTATGCGAAGGTGATCAGCTGA
- a CDS encoding glycosyltransferase family 4 protein, translating into MRILVATDAWHPQVNGVVRTLTMMAEAAGTFGVEVSFLTPETFHTFGMPSYRDLRVAIPRRRQIARMIEAAKPDNIHIATEGPIGFAARAYCRRRNIPFTTSFHTRFPEYISARFPIPEAWVWAGLRWFHGASSAVMAATPALATELRDRGFKNVVLWPRGVDGHLFRPRDVDLGYAKPVYLSVGRVAVEKNLEAFLALDLPGTKVVVGDGPARSELQAKYPNAVFLGSLQGEELARVYSGADVFVFPSKTDTYGLVLLEALASGVPVAALPVTGPKDVIGTAPVGVLSDDLQGACLQALKIDRQACLDFAANHTWEASARAFVGNITSARAAVTLRMSSPAKAGDPVDTSAAFKP; encoded by the coding sequence ATGCGCATTCTGGTCGCGACCGACGCCTGGCACCCGCAAGTCAACGGTGTCGTTCGCACGCTGACCATGATGGCGGAGGCCGCCGGGACGTTCGGCGTTGAGGTCTCCTTCCTCACGCCGGAGACCTTCCACACCTTCGGCATGCCGAGCTATCGCGACCTGCGCGTCGCCATCCCGCGCCGCCGTCAGATCGCACGCATGATCGAGGCGGCGAAGCCCGACAATATCCACATCGCCACCGAAGGTCCGATCGGCTTTGCCGCGCGCGCCTATTGCCGCCGTCGCAACATTCCATTCACGACGAGCTTCCACACCCGTTTCCCGGAATACATCTCCGCGCGTTTCCCGATCCCGGAAGCCTGGGTCTGGGCCGGCCTGCGCTGGTTTCACGGCGCGAGTTCGGCGGTAATGGCGGCAACGCCGGCGCTGGCCACCGAGCTCCGCGACCGCGGCTTCAAGAATGTCGTGCTGTGGCCGCGCGGTGTCGATGGCCATCTGTTCCGTCCGCGCGATGTCGATCTCGGCTATGCCAAGCCGGTCTATCTGTCGGTCGGCCGCGTGGCCGTGGAGAAGAATCTCGAGGCCTTCCTCGCGCTCGATCTGCCGGGCACCAAGGTCGTGGTCGGCGATGGTCCCGCGCGCAGCGAATTGCAGGCGAAATATCCGAATGCGGTGTTCCTCGGATCGCTGCAGGGCGAGGAGCTGGCCCGGGTCTATTCCGGTGCGGATGTTTTCGTGTTTCCCAGCAAGACCGACACCTACGGCCTCGTGCTGCTCGAAGCGCTGGCGTCAGGCGTGCCGGTGGCAGCTTTGCCGGTGACCGGCCCGAAGGACGTGATCGGCACCGCGCCGGTCGGCGTGCTGTCGGACGATCTGCAGGGCGCATGCCTGCAGGCGCTAAAGATCGATCGCCAGGCCTGTCTCGATTTCGCGGCGAACCATACCTGGGAAGCGTCGGCGCGCGCCTTTGTCGGCAATATCACTAGCGCCCGCGCCGCCGTTACGCTCCGGATGTCATCACCCGCGAAAGCGGGTGATCCAGTAGACACGTCCGCTGCGTTTAAGCCGTGA
- a CDS encoding UDP-2,3-diacylglucosamine diphosphatase: MERDAMSEGNEHRFRTLFISDVHLGARGSQADKLLDFLRVHDADTIYLVGDIVDGWALKSGWHWPQSHNDFVQKMLRKVRKGAKIVYIPGNHDEFLRNYYGTHFGGIEVVETAMHEGVDGKKYLVIHGDIFDLVVQNARWLAHLGDRAYDFAIQMNRLVNACRRLFGFPYWSLSKWAKMKVKNAVNYIGAFEETLAGEARRHGADGVICGHIHYATIRDEHGIRYMNCGDWVESCTALVEHEDGRFEILTWTDVAKKDAPVPALAPAKAA; this comes from the coding sequence ATGGAAAGAGACGCGATGAGTGAAGGCAACGAACACCGCTTTCGCACCTTGTTCATCTCCGACGTGCACCTGGGGGCACGTGGCTCGCAAGCCGACAAGCTGCTCGATTTTCTCCGTGTTCACGATGCCGATACGATCTACCTCGTGGGTGATATCGTTGACGGCTGGGCGCTGAAATCCGGCTGGCACTGGCCGCAGTCGCATAACGACTTCGTGCAGAAGATGCTGCGCAAGGTCCGCAAGGGCGCCAAGATCGTCTATATCCCCGGCAATCACGACGAGTTCCTGCGCAACTATTACGGCACGCATTTTGGCGGCATCGAAGTCGTCGAGACCGCCATGCATGAAGGCGTGGACGGCAAGAAGTATCTCGTCATCCACGGCGACATCTTCGATCTCGTGGTTCAGAACGCGCGGTGGCTCGCGCATCTCGGCGATCGCGCCTATGACTTCGCGATCCAGATGAACCGCCTCGTCAATGCCTGCCGCCGCCTGTTCGGCTTCCCTTACTGGTCGCTGTCGAAATGGGCGAAGATGAAGGTGAAGAACGCCGTGAACTATATCGGCGCCTTCGAGGAGACGCTGGCCGGCGAAGCGCGTCGCCATGGCGCCGACGGCGTGATCTGCGGTCACATCCACTACGCGACGATCCGCGACGAGCACGGCATTCGCTATATGAATTGCGGCGACTGGGTCGAGAGCTGCACGGCGCTGGTCGAACATGAAGACGGCCGCTTCGAGATCCTGACCTGGACCGATGTCGCCAAGAAGGATGCGCCGGTCCCGGCGCTTGCTCCAGCAAAGGCTGCTTGA
- a CDS encoding class I SAM-dependent methyltransferase, producing the protein MTTLDLEKSIVETAYARWAPIYDAVCGPVMLKGRRAAAEAARGIGGKVLEVGVGTGLSFDDYDRSTEITGIDLSEPMLAKARSKMASGRYPWVKDVRQMDAHAMDFADASFDCVVAQFVITLVENPEQVLSECHRVVKPGGRIILVNHLYSETGWAAALERWAAEKTRSLGLRPEFPFARLQAWSQANADSILVERRKLRPFGIYTLVTFERTAPALAA; encoded by the coding sequence ATGACGACGCTGGATCTTGAGAAGTCCATTGTTGAAACGGCCTATGCCCGCTGGGCGCCGATCTACGATGCTGTCTGCGGGCCGGTGATGCTGAAGGGCCGCCGTGCTGCTGCCGAAGCGGCGCGTGGTATCGGCGGCAAGGTGCTCGAGGTCGGTGTCGGCACCGGCCTGTCCTTCGACGACTACGATCGCAGCACGGAAATTACCGGTATCGATCTGAGCGAGCCGATGCTGGCGAAAGCGCGTAGCAAGATGGCGAGCGGGCGCTATCCATGGGTGAAGGACGTCCGGCAGATGGATGCCCATGCGATGGACTTCGCCGATGCCAGTTTTGACTGCGTGGTCGCGCAGTTCGTCATCACGCTGGTGGAAAATCCCGAGCAGGTGCTGTCTGAATGCCACCGCGTGGTGAAGCCGGGTGGCCGCATCATTCTCGTCAATCATCTGTATTCGGAAACCGGCTGGGCCGCGGCGCTGGAGCGCTGGGCAGCAGAGAAGACGCGCTCGCTCGGGCTGCGTCCGGAATTCCCGTTCGCACGGCTGCAGGCGTGGTCGCAGGCGAATGCCGACAGCATTCTCGTCGAGCGCCGCAAGCTGCGGCCGTTCGGCATCTACACGCTCGTGACCTTCGAGCGCACCGCACCGGCGCTGGCAGCGTGA
- a CDS encoding acyltransferase family protein — protein MGTLRIILALAVVCAHYGMPLSVLTSDIAVQSFFVISGFYMALVLNGKYGPGSYRLFISNRLLRLFPAYLLVLAVSLAVTSKWTEIIALDWSAAIYFVASQLMIVGQEIYFFLVVKDGTLALTLQPVGVPNLLYTFAPIPQAWTLALEIYFYLLAPFIVRRGPVVIFSLLLASLACRMGAQWAFGLSGDPWSYRVFVFELALFCAGTLGYAVYAGENSERGRSKILLMLTAALVFVCLGINKGDGVSALPSVLFLAAVIVTVPRLFELTKTIGWDRYLGELSYPIYICHFLLGWLLMPETRAASFAALALTLIASVAIHHLVERPIDRWRQRRLVNAQHAAHARDMLPAT, from the coding sequence ATGGGAACGCTCAGAATCATCCTCGCGCTGGCGGTCGTCTGCGCGCATTACGGCATGCCGCTCAGCGTGCTCACCAGCGACATCGCGGTGCAGAGCTTCTTCGTGATTTCCGGCTTCTACATGGCGCTGGTGCTGAACGGAAAATACGGCCCCGGCAGCTATCGCCTGTTCATCTCGAACCGCCTGCTCCGCCTGTTTCCAGCCTATCTACTCGTCCTCGCCGTCTCGCTGGCCGTTACCAGCAAGTGGACGGAGATCATCGCGCTCGACTGGTCCGCCGCGATCTACTTCGTGGCCTCCCAGCTCATGATCGTCGGTCAGGAAATCTATTTCTTCCTCGTCGTCAAAGACGGCACGCTTGCGCTCACTTTGCAGCCGGTCGGCGTGCCGAACCTGCTCTACACTTTCGCGCCGATCCCGCAGGCCTGGACGCTCGCGCTGGAAATCTACTTCTACCTGCTTGCGCCGTTCATCGTCAGGCGCGGACCGGTCGTGATCTTCAGCCTCCTGCTGGCCAGTCTCGCCTGCCGCATGGGTGCGCAATGGGCGTTCGGTCTCAGCGGAGATCCCTGGTCTTATCGTGTCTTCGTGTTCGAACTCGCGCTGTTCTGCGCAGGTACGCTCGGCTACGCCGTCTATGCCGGAGAGAACAGTGAACGCGGGCGATCGAAGATCTTGCTGATGCTGACAGCCGCGCTCGTCTTCGTATGCCTCGGCATCAACAAGGGGGATGGCGTCTCCGCGCTTCCATCCGTCTTGTTCCTCGCCGCCGTGATCGTCACCGTCCCGCGGCTATTCGAACTGACCAAGACGATCGGCTGGGACCGCTATCTCGGCGAGCTGTCCTATCCCATCTATATCTGCCACTTCCTGTTGGGATGGCTGCTGATGCCGGAAACGCGGGCCGCTTCTTTCGCAGCCCTCGCGCTCACGCTGATCGCGTCCGTCGCGATCCATCACCTGG